The following coding sequences are from one Paenibacillus sp. FSL R5-0912 window:
- a CDS encoding DUF1861 family protein: MTLLEQRIQFEETKHIYDRAILSFHGVEGFDVYNISIPFERDGKRYLFGRVERRDEWARSWVRLFEETGQDEWTLVQGSMIYTLEDPYVSLIGGEIVMGGTHVQRDGGKVKTYFGYFHRGTDLHDLYYFTSGPNKMKDIRLVELQDGRIGVFSRPRGAETRGKYGSESMIGFTVIDSLDQLTAETIEQAPYIAGIFGEGEWGGVNQAYLLDSGRIGIIGHNCYRDKDASGGEVKVYLNMAFVFDPETRTAEGLHLIGSRTCYPPGPAKTPHLVDCAFTAGIVMRPDGKADLYSGVGDCEAGRITIDYPFAGYGRIV; this comes from the coding sequence ATGACTTTACTGGAGCAGAGAATTCAATTTGAGGAAACCAAACATATTTATGACCGTGCCATCCTGAGTTTTCACGGGGTGGAGGGATTCGATGTATACAACATTTCCATCCCCTTTGAACGCGATGGCAAACGTTATCTGTTCGGACGGGTCGAGCGGCGCGATGAATGGGCGCGCTCCTGGGTCCGCCTCTTCGAGGAGACCGGACAGGATGAATGGACTCTCGTGCAGGGCAGCATGATCTATACGCTGGAGGACCCTTATGTCAGTCTGATCGGCGGCGAAATCGTTATGGGCGGCACTCATGTCCAGCGTGATGGGGGGAAGGTGAAGACCTATTTCGGATATTTCCACAGAGGAACGGATCTTCATGATTTGTATTATTTCACTTCAGGCCCCAATAAAATGAAGGATATCCGTCTGGTCGAACTGCAGGATGGCAGAATAGGTGTCTTCTCCCGTCCGCGCGGCGCAGAAACGCGCGGCAAATATGGAAGTGAATCCATGATCGGCTTTACCGTGATTGACAGCCTCGATCAGCTTACGGCAGAGACAATTGAGCAAGCTCCTTATATCGCGGGCATCTTCGGCGAAGGCGAGTGGGGCGGGGTCAATCAGGCTTACTTGCTTGACAGTGGAAGGATCGGTATTATCGGCCATAACTGTTACCGGGATAAGGATGCAAGCGGCGGCGAAGTAAAGGTCTATCTTAACATGGCTTTTGTCTTTGATCCGGAAACCCGCACAGCGGAGGGCCTTCATCTGATCGGCAGCCGTACCTGCTATCCCCCGGGACCGGCCAAGACACCGCATCTGGTTGATTGTGCCTTCACCGCCGGCATTGTGATGCGGCCGGACGGCAAGGCTGATCTGTACAGCGGTGTGGGCGACTGCGAAGCGGGCCGGATTACGATTGACTACCCATTCGCAGGATATGGCCGGATTGTGTAA
- a CDS encoding extracellular solute-binding protein encodes MKKSFTLALAAMLAVTALAGCGSKNSGNTVNEGGKESAAATQSAGKEKKTEPVKIKYVVPGTEPKDYKEVFQKINEKLAADGVGVEVEKTYIPSDAWDQKLNLMLSTGEDFDLFHIMQDRTPFSSYYNRGALADISGAIEQYGQNLKKYIPEDIFDGAKIDGKYYAVPSYWVEMASEGEFNIRRDILRANNLKEPTTPDELISAWETVMKNWKGGNKPYFSNKADFDPVSLHTTVLHRMYDTFPFTVKDKFFYVNQNGEVKSWIETEEFKKDAAFMRQMYTKGLTSPDILVLKGEQLKAQIDSGDWFVNFGTAGSLSSLQKNNPEATVDDIGVVFFNPEKEYLRPLTFKNGNAVPVNSKHPEEAVKFMNWMLASQENYDLVQYGIEGKHYTKDGDKGMKAINDPDNNNKPGYKGSESQSGNVSFMRFDLENSIPENNKVLFEANPKAINSIAANFAFDPTNVRTEYTNIASEAAASITPIYMGVQEYDKAFPAALDKMKKAGLDKVVAEYQRQFKEYQANQGK; translated from the coding sequence ATGAAAAAGAGCTTTACTCTGGCGCTTGCAGCCATGCTTGCAGTTACCGCGCTTGCCGGATGCGGAAGCAAGAATTCCGGCAATACCGTGAATGAAGGAGGCAAAGAGAGTGCTGCCGCCACGCAATCAGCCGGTAAAGAGAAAAAGACTGAGCCGGTCAAGATCAAATACGTAGTACCCGGCACAGAACCGAAGGATTACAAGGAAGTTTTCCAGAAGATCAACGAGAAGCTGGCTGCGGATGGCGTGGGTGTAGAGGTTGAGAAAACCTACATTCCAAGTGATGCCTGGGACCAGAAGCTTAATCTGATGCTCTCCACGGGTGAGGATTTCGACCTGTTCCATATCATGCAGGACCGCACGCCGTTCTCCAGCTACTACAACCGCGGGGCGTTGGCCGATATTAGCGGAGCGATTGAGCAGTACGGTCAGAATTTGAAAAAATACATCCCTGAAGATATTTTCGATGGTGCCAAAATTGACGGCAAATATTACGCCGTTCCGTCCTATTGGGTGGAAATGGCGAGCGAAGGCGAGTTCAACATCCGCCGGGATATTCTCCGGGCGAACAATCTGAAGGAGCCAACCACTCCGGATGAGCTGATCAGTGCGTGGGAAACGGTGATGAAGAACTGGAAGGGCGGCAACAAGCCCTATTTCTCAAATAAAGCGGACTTCGATCCGGTGAGCCTGCATACCACGGTTCTACATCGCATGTACGACACTTTTCCATTCACCGTCAAAGACAAATTTTTCTATGTAAATCAGAACGGCGAGGTGAAATCCTGGATCGAAACGGAAGAGTTTAAGAAGGACGCGGCATTTATGCGCCAAATGTACACCAAGGGTCTGACAAGTCCTGATATTCTCGTCCTGAAGGGGGAGCAGCTCAAAGCCCAGATCGATAGTGGTGACTGGTTTGTCAATTTCGGTACGGCCGGAAGCCTGAGTTCGCTGCAGAAGAACAATCCGGAAGCGACGGTCGACGATATCGGCGTAGTTTTCTTCAATCCCGAAAAAGAATACTTGCGGCCGCTCACCTTCAAGAACGGCAATGCGGTTCCGGTTAACAGCAAACATCCCGAGGAAGCGGTCAAATTCATGAACTGGATGCTGGCCAGCCAGGAGAATTACGATCTCGTCCAATACGGAATCGAAGGCAAGCATTATACCAAGGACGGCGATAAGGGCATGAAAGCCATTAATGACCCGGACAACAACAATAAACCCGGTTACAAGGGATCGGAATCCCAGAGTGGCAATGTAAGCTTCATGCGCTTTGATCTGGAAAACAGTATTCCCGAGAACAACAAGGTGCTGTTCGAAGCGAATCCGAAGGCGATTAACAGCATTGCGGCAAACTTTGCCTTTGATCCAACCAATGTAAGAACAGAATACACCAACATTGCATCAGAAGCGGCTGCCAGCATCACGCCGATTTATATGGGGGTACAGGAGTATGACAAGGCATTCCCCGCGGCGCTCGACAAAATGAAAAAAGCGGGACTGGATAAGGTTGTTGCTGAATATCAGCGCCAGTTCAAGGAATATCAGGCCAATCAGGGAAAATAA
- a CDS encoding carbohydrate ABC transporter permease produces MKKGSISNLIMYACITVYSALCLIPMLLVLMISVTDEDTILKNGYSLFPEKFSLYAYKLIFTGGSQVLHSYMISIFVTLVGTVLAVLITSMAGYTLANKSVKYRNSLSLYFFITMIFSAGIVPWYLMNRSLGLTNNILALIIPSLLFSPFNLFLVRNFMNGVPDSLRESATIDGANDLTIAFRIYLPLCTPVLATIALFYGLDYWNNWWNAIMLIDDKSLYPLQFMLLQLKSEISMLNEMTMLAGASDVTLPAESVKMATAIVTIGPIIFLYPYLQKYFVKGLVIGSVKG; encoded by the coding sequence GTGAAAAAAGGCTCCATCAGCAACTTAATTATGTATGCCTGTATTACCGTGTATTCAGCGCTCTGTCTGATTCCGATGCTGCTGGTTCTGATGATCTCAGTAACAGACGAGGATACGATCCTTAAGAATGGCTACAGCCTGTTTCCGGAAAAGTTCTCCCTGTATGCCTACAAGCTGATTTTTACCGGTGGATCACAGGTTTTGCACAGCTATATGATTTCCATCTTCGTCACGCTCGTCGGAACGGTCCTGGCCGTTCTGATCACATCCATGGCCGGGTATACCTTGGCCAACAAGAGTGTGAAGTACCGCAACTCCCTGTCACTCTATTTTTTCATTACGATGATCTTCTCCGCCGGAATCGTGCCCTGGTATTTAATGAACCGCTCACTCGGGCTCACGAATAACATCTTGGCGCTGATCATTCCTTCGCTGCTGTTCAGTCCCTTCAATCTCTTTCTGGTTCGCAACTTCATGAACGGAGTTCCGGACTCCCTGCGGGAATCGGCGACCATCGACGGAGCGAATGATCTTACGATCGCTTTCCGCATCTATCTTCCGCTGTGCACACCTGTACTCGCCACCATTGCGCTCTTTTACGGGCTGGATTACTGGAATAACTGGTGGAACGCGATCATGCTGATTGACGACAAGAGCCTGTATCCGCTGCAATTCATGCTGCTCCAATTGAAATCGGAAATTAGCATGCTGAATGAAATGACGATGCTTGCAGGAGCAAGTGATGTCACCTTGCCGGCAGAATCGGTTAAGATGGCCACTGCGATTGTCACGATCGGACCTATCATTTTTCTTTATCCCTATTTGCAGAAGTATTTTGTCAAAGGACTGGTTATTGGATCGGTTAAGGGCTAA
- a CDS encoding ABC transporter permease — protein MEKKLRRRRGVLADIRANGTSYLLVLPAMVYTFVFGYMTYPYMLIAFQRFNYTKGIFHSEWVGFQNFEFFFRSNKALTVTFNTIFLNLLFIFFGTLTALAISLLLNELRKKLFVKISQSVMLFPNFISWIVISYVIYAFFSMDMGIVNQLLNKLGFASFNWYTEPRAWPVILTLMHVWKGAGMSAVIYLATITGIDDTLYEAAQIDGANRWQMCRKITLPLMMPTVVILTLLSIGKIMYGDFGMIYALIGDNGTLYQTTDIIDTYVFRSLRQIGDPSEAMAVGLFQSVVGFILVFGTNTITRKFFKDGALY, from the coding sequence TTGGAAAAGAAGCTTCGTCGGCGCAGGGGGGTTCTAGCGGATATACGGGCCAACGGCACATCCTATCTGCTGGTTTTGCCGGCAATGGTCTACACATTTGTATTCGGGTACATGACCTATCCGTATATGCTGATCGCCTTCCAGCGGTTCAATTACACGAAAGGTATCTTCCACAGTGAGTGGGTCGGTTTTCAAAACTTTGAGTTTTTCTTCCGGTCCAATAAAGCGCTCACAGTCACTTTTAATACGATATTTCTCAATCTTTTGTTTATTTTCTTTGGCACGCTGACGGCACTTGCTATCTCACTGCTGCTTAACGAGCTGCGCAAGAAACTGTTTGTCAAAATCAGCCAGTCAGTCATGCTGTTCCCGAATTTCATCTCCTGGATTGTCATCAGCTATGTGATATACGCCTTCTTCTCCATGGATATGGGAATTGTGAACCAGCTGCTGAACAAGCTCGGTTTTGCATCCTTCAACTGGTATACGGAGCCGAGGGCATGGCCGGTGATCCTGACGCTTATGCATGTCTGGAAGGGCGCCGGGATGAGTGCCGTAATCTATCTGGCTACCATTACCGGCATTGACGACACCTTGTACGAAGCAGCCCAGATCGATGGGGCGAACCGCTGGCAGATGTGCAGGAAGATTACGCTTCCACTGATGATGCCGACGGTTGTCATCCTGACGCTGCTCTCTATCGGCAAGATCATGTACGGCGATTTCGGGATGATCTATGCCTTAATCGGCGATAACGGAACCCTTTACCAGACAACTGATATTATTGATACCTATGTATTCCGTTCCTTGCGCCAGATTGGCGATCCTTCGGAAGCGATGGCCGTCGGACTGTTTCAGTCTGTGGTTGGCTTTATCCTCGTCTTCGGCACCAATACGATTACCCGCAAATTTTTCAAGGACGGCGCACTTTACTAG
- a CDS encoding discoidin domain-containing protein produces the protein MMKNKKWMALLMLGAWISGLGGMVAPGSTAEAAEVTQTARLKLMTFNVRNLHGDDGTINSWDNRKDKAVNVINSFGPDIVGMQEAYAVQIDYFISHLNGNYQSLGTSRYGNKTDEYSNIVYRADKFHVLESGQFWLSETPDAVGSLSSFDDKWPRICTWAKFQAKDDPRTVFYYFNTHFSLNSSARALSSQLILNRVSEYVTSPDTPVFIGGDLNSPETESAYSILEQSDFSDVWTQSGHDFNNASTVSNYNGNTTGHHIDWIFQRGAGTVESMDINRYNENGLYPSDHYPVQLTIQIPRTAKALPAGYVNVAAQGTATADGYVQGEAPNKAIDGTVLGNSKWCATGTEPHWLQIDLGKRVNLYRFVVKHAAAGGETPSINTRNFKIQVSDNGSAWTDAAAVTGNTRDITLHDVNTFGRYIRVYITDAGALSTDTSARIYELEAYGLDKGAVFYKDGSYGGYAVSLAPGSYTLAALLEAGIQNDDITSLRVFGGAAVELYEHDNFQGAKLVRTADDSSLTPEGWSDRTSSILIN, from the coding sequence ATGATGAAGAATAAGAAATGGATGGCACTGCTGATGTTGGGTGCTTGGATCTCCGGGCTTGGAGGCATGGTGGCTCCGGGATCAACGGCAGAAGCGGCGGAAGTGACGCAAACGGCACGGCTGAAGCTTATGACATTTAATGTGCGAAACCTGCACGGAGATGACGGAACTATTAACTCATGGGATAACCGCAAAGACAAGGCAGTGAATGTCATCAATTCATTTGGTCCTGATATTGTCGGCATGCAGGAGGCTTATGCTGTACAAATCGATTACTTTATAAGTCATCTGAACGGAAACTACCAGTCACTGGGAACCTCAAGATACGGGAACAAGACGGATGAATACTCCAACATCGTATACCGGGCAGATAAATTCCATGTCCTGGAATCCGGCCAGTTCTGGCTCAGTGAGACGCCCGATGCCGTCGGAAGCCTCAGCTCATTTGATGACAAGTGGCCCCGAATATGCACTTGGGCCAAGTTCCAGGCGAAAGACGATCCGAGAACCGTCTTCTATTATTTCAATACCCACTTCTCTTTGAACAGCAGCGCCCGGGCGCTATCGTCCCAGTTGATCTTAAACAGGGTCTCGGAGTATGTGACTTCACCGGATACGCCGGTATTTATTGGCGGAGATCTTAATTCTCCCGAAACTGAGAGCGCTTACTCCATCCTTGAGCAGTCGGATTTCAGCGATGTCTGGACCCAGAGCGGGCATGACTTCAATAATGCTTCTACCGTCAGTAATTATAACGGCAACACAACAGGCCACCATATTGATTGGATTTTCCAGCGTGGTGCCGGAACCGTGGAGTCGATGGATATCAACCGTTATAACGAGAACGGATTATATCCCTCGGACCATTATCCGGTGCAGTTGACTATCCAAATCCCCCGCACAGCTAAAGCTTTGCCTGCCGGTTACGTGAATGTTGCGGCACAGGGAACCGCCACGGCGGATGGTTATGTGCAGGGAGAAGCACCTAATAAAGCTATTGACGGAACCGTCCTTGGCAACAGCAAATGGTGTGCAACCGGAACCGAGCCGCATTGGCTGCAGATTGATCTTGGCAAGAGGGTTAACCTGTACCGGTTTGTGGTGAAGCATGCAGCGGCAGGCGGTGAGACGCCAAGCATCAATACCAGGAACTTCAAAATCCAGGTCAGCGATAACGGCAGCGCCTGGACCGATGCTGCAGCAGTGACCGGAAATACGCGGGACATTACCCTGCATGACGTCAACACCTTCGGGAGGTACATCCGGGTCTACATTACAGACGCCGGAGCCCTCAGTACCGATACGTCAGCGCGGATTTATGAGCTGGAGGCCTACGGTCTGGATAAGGGTGCAGTGTTCTATAAGGATGGAAGCTATGGCGGTTATGCGGTGTCACTGGCTCCCGGCAGCTACACGCTGGCGGCTCTGCTCGAAGCGGGCATCCAGAATGATGACATTACCTCGCTGCGCGTATTCGGCGGCGCTGCAGTGGAATTGTATGAACACGACAATTTTCAGGGAGCCAAATTAGTCCGGACAGCGGATGATTCGTCTTTAACTCCAGAGGGTTGGAGCGATAGAACGTCCTCAATCCTAATCAACTGA
- a CDS encoding alpha-mannosidase, which translates to MKFVLQKLEGRIRELAGLRYRESRTLADVYIAPDVKDLAEVRQQFEGGTAVRVGDRWGGRDRYAWFITDVEFPHDWKGQDVIGLIKLGDTSGGNTSGYEAQVYLDGEPLQALDRNHAELFFPKDAVERGYAELAIYAWSGLKAPDGRIPFDHRIDMLSFAVLDEAVDDLYYTSMHMLQTVKQLDERQLERHGLTDALEAAFRQLDWSRPGSEAFYTSAAQARQILRGRLEAIPRGPRPQITAVGHCHIDVAWLWRLQHTREKSARSFSTVLMLMERFPEYVFLQSQPQLYAYLKKDFPMLYAKIKNRVQSGKWEATGAMWLEADCNIPSGESLVRQLLTGKRFFRDEFGVDNRVLWLPDVFGYSWALPQILKKSGVDYFMTTKISWSQYNRFPYDTFTWRGIDGTEILTHYITTPDNGNNSYYTYNGNVTGASVQGLWDNYRQKDINNQLLLAYGWGDGGGGPTRDMLEAVRRYEDIPGAPRVKAGGVEEFFVQLEKQLKDQPQLHLWDGELYLESHRGTYTSQAYNKRLNRRMEMLLHHAEFLNAFALALNPEHAYPSVQLADSWEIVLRNQFHDIIPGSSIHEVYEDSRLEYEKSEQLALATIEQGIRSLNGAIGREAERRGKPVRVFNALGWKRSFLAEIDIDDAENFSWHTVEGFKLDAQAAVSEQANLTALCKVLVAVRDVPAYGYTTIYGRPEAEHEQLRNPAGIGLESSGSWSIGTGRLETPYYSILLNDAGQIASLYDKQAKREVLKKDQPANMLQVFEDKPMAHDAWDIDIYYQEKMTVVDGLQELSVLEAGPLRGVLKLVYCYQSSTIEQYLIVYRDHPRIDFKTRVDWQEHQQLLKAAFPVDIRSTKATYEIQFGNVERPTHWNTSWDYARFESVAQRWADLSEGGYGISLLNDCKYGHDIRNHVIRLSLIKSGVYPDSNADQGLHEFTYSLYPHSGGWYEAETHQAACELNAPLMATALQDGSRLPDELGMIQTDARNVMIDTVKKAEFGNTLIIRLYEFGGIRTKASVTVDPYLGELCSVEETDLMEEHPFALPFTGQQIELALAPYEIKTLNLALSHSQNLIAAADF; encoded by the coding sequence ATGAAATTCGTTCTGCAGAAGTTGGAGGGCCGCATCCGGGAGCTTGCCGGATTAAGATACCGCGAAAGCCGGACATTGGCTGACGTTTATATTGCTCCGGATGTGAAGGATTTGGCTGAAGTGCGTCAGCAGTTTGAAGGTGGAACAGCGGTTCGTGTTGGTGACCGCTGGGGGGGCAGAGACCGTTATGCCTGGTTTATCACGGATGTCGAATTTCCACACGACTGGAAGGGGCAGGATGTCATTGGTCTCATCAAGCTCGGGGACACAAGCGGAGGGAATACCAGCGGGTATGAAGCACAGGTTTATCTGGACGGAGAGCCGTTGCAGGCGCTTGACCGCAATCATGCGGAGCTGTTTTTTCCGAAAGACGCAGTGGAGAGAGGCTATGCAGAGCTGGCCATTTATGCGTGGAGCGGACTGAAGGCGCCGGACGGGCGCATACCGTTTGATCACCGGATCGATATGCTGAGCTTCGCGGTACTCGACGAGGCAGTGGACGACCTGTATTATACGTCGATGCATATGCTCCAGACTGTGAAGCAGCTGGATGAACGTCAGCTGGAACGACATGGGCTGACGGACGCACTGGAAGCGGCATTCCGCCAGTTGGACTGGAGCAGACCCGGCTCGGAGGCGTTTTATACATCCGCGGCACAGGCACGCCAAATACTGCGCGGGCGTCTTGAAGCTATCCCGCGGGGGCCACGTCCACAGATAACGGCAGTCGGACACTGCCATATCGACGTGGCCTGGCTATGGCGCCTGCAGCACACGCGTGAGAAATCAGCGCGTTCGTTCTCTACAGTGCTCATGTTGATGGAACGTTTTCCGGAATATGTGTTTCTGCAGTCACAGCCGCAGCTTTACGCCTACTTGAAGAAGGATTTTCCGATGCTGTATGCCAAAATCAAGAATCGCGTACAGAGCGGAAAATGGGAAGCTACCGGGGCTATGTGGCTGGAGGCGGACTGCAATATTCCGTCGGGAGAATCACTGGTCCGCCAGCTTCTGACCGGCAAGCGCTTTTTCCGGGATGAATTCGGCGTGGATAACCGCGTACTATGGCTGCCTGACGTATTTGGTTACAGCTGGGCGCTTCCGCAGATTCTGAAGAAGAGTGGCGTCGATTATTTCATGACGACCAAAATCAGCTGGAGTCAATATAACCGTTTCCCTTACGATACATTTACCTGGAGGGGGATCGACGGGACAGAAATTCTAACGCACTACATTACCACGCCGGATAACGGTAACAACTCATATTATACGTACAATGGCAATGTGACAGGTGCTTCTGTTCAAGGGCTATGGGACAACTACCGCCAGAAGGATATCAACAATCAGCTGCTGCTGGCTTACGGCTGGGGAGACGGGGGCGGGGGGCCGACCCGTGATATGTTGGAGGCTGTAAGGCGGTATGAGGATATACCGGGTGCCCCCCGGGTCAAGGCAGGGGGAGTGGAAGAGTTTTTTGTGCAGCTTGAGAAACAGCTCAAGGACCAGCCGCAGCTTCATTTATGGGATGGTGAGTTGTATCTCGAATCCCACCGTGGAACGTATACCTCCCAGGCCTACAACAAGCGCTTGAACCGCCGGATGGAGATGCTGCTGCATCATGCGGAATTCTTAAATGCATTCGCGCTTGCGTTGAATCCGGAGCATGCCTACCCGTCGGTGCAGCTGGCTGACAGCTGGGAGATTGTGCTGCGTAACCAGTTTCATGACATCATTCCGGGATCATCGATTCATGAGGTTTATGAGGACAGCAGACTTGAATACGAGAAATCGGAACAGCTTGCACTTGCCACGATTGAACAAGGGATTCGTAGCTTGAATGGAGCAATTGGCCGCGAAGCGGAGAGGAGGGGGAAACCTGTCCGCGTGTTTAATGCTCTTGGCTGGAAGCGCTCATTCCTTGCAGAAATCGATATAGATGATGCAGAGAATTTCTCATGGCATACGGTAGAAGGCTTCAAGCTGGATGCTCAGGCTGCGGTAAGTGAACAGGCGAATCTGACAGCTTTATGCAAAGTACTGGTGGCGGTTCGGGATGTGCCCGCTTACGGATATACGACCATTTATGGACGTCCCGAAGCGGAGCATGAGCAGCTACGCAATCCGGCGGGTATCGGGCTGGAGTCTTCTGGATCATGGAGCATCGGTACCGGCCGCCTCGAAACCCCTTACTATAGTATTCTCCTGAATGATGCAGGTCAGATCGCATCGCTCTATGATAAACAGGCCAAACGTGAAGTACTGAAGAAGGACCAGCCGGCAAACATGCTGCAGGTATTCGAAGACAAGCCTATGGCGCATGACGCTTGGGATATCGACATTTATTATCAGGAAAAAATGACCGTTGTGGACGGACTGCAGGAGCTGTCTGTGCTGGAAGCCGGCCCGTTGCGGGGCGTGCTGAAGCTGGTGTACTGCTACCAGAGCTCTACGATCGAGCAGTATCTAATTGTGTACCGCGATCATCCGCGCATTGATTTCAAAACCCGGGTGGACTGGCAGGAGCATCAGCAGCTGCTGAAAGCAGCCTTCCCCGTGGACATCCGCTCAACCAAAGCGACATACGAAATTCAGTTTGGCAACGTGGAGAGGCCGACACACTGGAATACAAGCTGGGATTATGCCCGATTCGAATCCGTTGCCCAGCGCTGGGCAGATTTATCCGAAGGCGGATATGGCATCAGTCTGCTGAATGACTGCAAATACGGGCACGACATCCGGAATCACGTCATCCGTCTGAGCCTGATCAAATCCGGCGTTTATCCTGACAGCAATGCCGATCAGGGATTGCATGAGTTCACGTATTCACTGTATCCGCACAGCGGGGGATGGTATGAAGCGGAAACACATCAGGCAGCGTGTGAACTGAATGCGCCGCTGATGGCAACTGCGCTGCAAGATGGCTCCAGGCTCCCCGATGAACTTGGAATGATACAGACGGACGCCCGTAATGTCATGATCGATACTGTTAAAAAGGCTGAATTTGGCAACACGCTGATTATACGGCTGTATGAATTCGGAGGGATTCGCACTAAAGCATCCGTAACGGTTGATCCGTACCTCGGTGAGCTCTGCTCGGTGGAGGAAACTGACCTTATGGAAGAGCATCCCTTTGCCCTCCCTTTTACCGGTCAGCAGATCGAACTCGCTTTGGCACCGTATGAAATCAAAACGTTGAACCTTGCCCTATCCCATTCTCAGAATTTGATAGCCGCAGCCGATTTTTAA